A genomic stretch from Candidatus Aminicenantes bacterium includes:
- a CDS encoding GDP-mannose 4,6-dehydratase — translation MEKRIPTGAPKNSRCLITGACGFIGSHLAATLAAAGNEVACLVRSTSRRDIL, via the coding sequence ATGGAAAAAAGAATTCCCACCGGGGCGCCGAAGAATTCCCGCTGCCTGATCACCGGCGCCTGCGGCTTCATCGGCTCCCACCTGGCCGCGACCCTGGCCGCGGCGGGGAACGAGGTGGCCTGCCTGGTGCGCTCCACCAGCCGGCGCGACATCCTC